One genomic region from Brachionichthys hirsutus isolate HB-005 chromosome 24, CSIRO-AGI_Bhir_v1, whole genome shotgun sequence encodes:
- the LOC137911928 gene encoding sodium/potassium-transporting ATPase subunit beta-233-like has product MPSDKDDGGWKKFLWDSDKGELLGRTGGSWFKITAFYVVFYGCLAGIFIGTIQAMMLTLSDYKPTWQDRVAPPGLSHTPRSDKGELTFHLDKDESYASYTKALRDFLSAYDDKNQTDKRNFEDCGDQPAGYSNRGDLESEQGVRKACRFSRSLLGPCSGIEDREFGFREGKPCVIVKLNRIVNFRPRPPASNGSIPEEAQPKVQRNVVPIFCTNKKEEDAGKIGEIKYYGIGGGFPLQYYPYYGKLLHPQYLQPLVALQFTNLTMNAGLRVECKVFGENIDYSDKDRYQGRFDIKIQVDSL; this is encoded by the exons ATGCCTTCCGACAAAGACGACGGCGGCTGGAAGAAGTTCCTGTGGGATTCGGATAAAGGGGAGCTGCTCGGCCGCACCGGGGGCAGCTGGT tCAAAATCACGGCGTTCTACGTCGTCTTCTACGGCTGCCTGGCCGGGATCTTCATCGGCACCATCCAGGCCATGATGCTGACCCTGAGCGACTACAAGCCCACCTGGCAGGACAGGGTGGCCCCCCCAG GCCTTTCTCACACCCCCCGGTCAGACAAAGGCGAGCTGACGTTCCACCTCGACAAGGACGAGTCCTACGCGTCGTACACCAAAGCCTTGAGGGACTTCCTGTCCGCCTACGACGACAAGAACCAGACGGACAAGAGGAACTTCGAGGACTGCGGGG ACCAGCCGGCCGGCTACAGTAACCGGGGCGACCTGGAGAGCGAGCAGGGCGTCCGGAAGGCCTGCCGGTTCTCCCGCTCCCTGCTGGGACCCTGCTCGGGCATCGAGGACCGCGAGTTCGGCTTCCGGGAGGGCAAGCCGTGCGTCATCGTCAAGCTGAACAGGATCGTCAACTTCCGCCCGAGG CCTCCGGCCTCCAACGGAAGCATCCCCGAAGAGGCTCAGCCGAAGGTGCAGCGCAACGTCGTTCCGATCTTCTGCACCAACAAG AAAGAGGAGGACGCCGGCAAGATCGGGGAGATAAAGTACTACGGCATCGGCGGCGGCTTCCCGCTGCAGTATTACCCCTACTATGGCAAGCTGCTGCACCCGCAGTACCTGCAGCCGCTGGTCGCCCTGCAGTTCACCAACCTGACCATGAACGCCGGGCTGCGCGTCGAGTGCAAAGTGTTCGGGGAGAACATCGACTACAGCGACAAGGACCGCTACCAGGGACGCTTCGACATCAAGATCCAGGTGGACAGTTTGTGA
- the LOC137911871 gene encoding protein SON-like yields the protein MATDLEQIFKDFILNKIRQIEDQNEDNAAADGVVAVTEKGAEEAASDGGRQPDLRACDSRKKRKKHKKKKKKRNREKEKEKESTSEGEGGAKHRLRREEPAKGTLHRGKRRKKKKRKKYEDHSSDSNSEFMSKQGERKRDQSASPRRQEELPDIIPKQEQVWKPGVVEVTLSVEVTESPTWKPCSSSNSSQRISELDKDQLLEIAKANAAAMCVRAGMPVPAGLRSAALPVALPALAMNAAMASMTAATMTAALSNMGALSSLISLPSIANKPPPLPTSGLEEMKRRVLKQANSISIKEFTDKCKMIVDSKGELPVAMPHVSDDDDEKPFGGRALREQKAISFSINNTTVRPTPQSDAGMAKEFPVSSGSQHRKKEGDAPGFYGEWVPVEKSSDAVSAASRQAVPVLTGTSSSCKTATAASLSEGFEQPAPENDSVFPDPLVQPVDISQALCERIKAQKRLAENPCDVDAICLLSRAQEQVDAWAQSSTIPGLFTGSTGAQVLSSEELSTGGPQAWLKKDQFLRAAPVSGGVGEFLMRKMGWRMGEGLGRNREGTVEPIVIDFKVDRKGLVAEGEKPQKQTGGLVVTKDLMGKHPVSALIELCNKRRIMQPDFVMVHHGGPDHRKNFLFKVTVEGLDYQPQTASPNKKHAKAMAATVALQALGEVPADGPGLYTGPVFTAASTGPLFST from the exons ATGGCGACTGACTTGGAGCAAATATTTAAAGATTTCATTCTGAATAAAATCAGACAGATTGAAGACCAGAATGAAGACAACGC TGCTGCGGACGGAGTCGTCGCCGTCACCGAGAAGGGAGCGGAGGAAGCCGCTTCGGACGGAGGCAGGCAGCCGGACCTGAGGGCCTGTGATTCCCGGAAGAAGCGTAAgaagcacaagaagaagaagaagaagaggaaccgagagaaggagaaggagaaggaaagcACCTCGGAGGGCGAGGGCGGAGCCAAACATCGGCTCAG ACGAGAGGAACCAGCAAAGGGGACTCTGCATCGAG GAAAGAGgcgaaaaaagaagaagaggaagaaatatGAAGACCACTCGTCGGATTCCAACTCGGAATTCATGTCAAAGCAGGGGGAGAGAAAACGCGATCAAAGCGCATCGCCAAGGCGACAAGAGGAGCTGCCTGATATCATCCCGAAACAG GAGCAGGTCTGGAAGCCGGGTGTCGTGGAGGTCACGCTCTCGGTCGAAGTCACGGA GTCCCCCACCTGGAAGCCCTGCAGCTCGAGTAACAGCTCTCAGCGAATCAGCGAGCTGG ataaggATCAGTTGTTGGAAATTGCCAAGGCAAACGCAGCAGCCATGTGCGTCAGAGCGGGCATGCCGGTCCCGGCCGGCTTGAGGTCGGCGGCGCTTCCTGTGGCGCTTCCTGCTTTGGCCATGAACGCCGCGATGGCTAGCATGACTGCCG CCACCATGACGGCAGCTCTGTCCAACATGGGGGCTCTGTCCTCGCTGATCTCTCTGCCCTCCATCGCCAACaagccgccgccgctccccaCGTCTGGTCTGGaggaaatgaagaggagggtgcTGAAGCAGGCAAACAGCATCAGCATTAAGGAGTTTACTGAC aaatGCAAGATGATCGTGGACAGCAAAGGAGAGCTGCCGGTGGCGATGCCTCACGTTTCGGATGACGATGACGAGAAGCCGTTCGGGGGGCGGGCTCTCCGGGAGCAGAAGGCGATCAGCTTCAGCATCAAC aacACAACCGTCCGTCCAACGCCACAGAGTGATGCCGGCATGGCCAAGGAATTTCCTGTGTCTTCAGGATCCCAACATCGGAAGAAG GAGGGCGACGCCCCGGGCTTCTATGGAGAATGGGTTCCTGTTGAAAAATCATCCGACGCCGTCTCGGCCGCCTCCCGGCAGGCTGTTCCCGTTTTGACCGGCACCTCATCGTCGTGTAAAACGGCAACGGCGGCGAGTTTATCGGAGGGCTTCGAACAGCCGGCGCCTGAAAACGACAGCGTTTTTCCGGATCCGCTTGTGCAG CCTGTAGATATCTCTCAGGCTTTGTGCGAGAGAATCAAAGCCCAGAAGCGATTGGCGGAGAATCCCTGCGATGTCGACGCCATTTGCTTGCTCAGCCGGGCACAAGAgcag GTGGACGCGTGGGCCCAGTCCAGCACTATTCCCGGTCTGTTCACCGGGTCAACTGGCGCCCAGGTCCTCAGCTCCGAGGAGCTGTCCACCGGCGGTCCGCAGGCGTGGCTGAAGAAG GATCAGTTCCTCAGAGCAGCTCCTGTATCCGGGGGGGTCGGAGAGTTCCTCATGAGGAAAATGGGGTGGAGGATGGGAGAGGGCCTCGGACGCAACCGGGAGGGCACCGTGGAGCCGATCGTCATCGACTTCAAGGTCGACCGCAAAG GTTTGGTTGCTGAAGGAGAGAAGCCACAAAAACAGACGGGAGGACTCGTGGTTACGAAGGACCTAATGG GGAAGCACCCGGTGTCGGCGCTCATCGAGTTGTGCAACAAGAGGCGGATCATGCAGCCGGACTTTGTTATGGTTCATCACGGTGGTCCAGACCACCGCAAGAACTTCCTGTTCAAG GTGACGGTGGAGGGTTTGGACTACCAGCCTCAGACGGCTAGTCCCAATAAGAAACACGCCAAAGCCATGGCGGCTACAGTCGCACTGCAAGCTCTGGGAGAG GTTCCTGCTGATGGACCGGGACTTTACACTGGCCCCGTCTTCACTGCAGCTTCTACTGGTCCGCTGTTTTCTACGTAG
- the unc50 gene encoding protein unc-50 homolog yields MLPTTSPRCNGAPGSRDAARHTAGAKRYKYLRRLLHFKQMDFEFALWQMLYLFTSPQRVYRNFHYRKQTKDQWARDDPAFLVLLSIWLCVSTVGFGLVLDMGVLETLKLLLWVVFVDCIGVGLLVSTLMWVVSNKYLLKQPRRDFDVEWGYAFDVHLNAFYPLLVILHFLQLVFINHVVVINASWFPGYFVGNTLWLVAIGYYLYITFLGYNALPFLTNTVVLLYPFALLGLVYFLSISLGWNFTQGLCWFYKYRVQ; encoded by the exons ATGCTGCCGACCACGTCGCCGCGCTGCAACGGCGCCCCCGGTTCTCGGGACGCCGCGCGGCACACGGCGGGCGCGAAGCGCTACAAGTACCTGCGGCGGCTGCTCCACTTCAAACAAATGGACTTTGAGTTCGCGTTGTGGCAAATGCTTTATTTGTTCACGTCGCCTCAGAGAGTCTACCGCAATTTCCACTACAGAAAGCAGACGAAGGACCAGTGGGCCAGGGACGACCCGGCGTTCCTGGTCCTGCTCAGCATCTGGTTGTGTG TCTCCACCGTGGGCTTCGGGCTGGTGCTGGACATGGGCGTCCTGGAGACCCTGAAGCTGTTGCTGTGGGTGGTGTTCGTCGACTGCATCGGCGTCGGCCTTCTTGTGTCGACCCTTATGTG GGTGGTCAGCAACAAGTACCTGCTCAAACAGCCCCGCAGAGACTTTGATGTGGAGTGGGGCTATGCCTTTGATGTGCACCTCAACGCTTTCTACCCCCTCCTAGTCATCCTGCATTTTCTGCAGCTCGTCTTCATCAACC atgTTGTGGTCATAAATGCCAGCTGGTTCCCGGGGTACTTTGTTGGGAACACTCTGTGGCTGGTTGCCATCGGTTACTACCTCTACATCACGTTCTTGGGTTACAATG cgcTGCCTTTCCTGACGAATACTGTGGTGCTTCTCTACCCATTTGCTCTGCTCGGGCTCGTCTACTTCCTGTCCATCTCTTTGGGCTGGAACTTCACCCAGGGTCTCTGCTGGTTCTACAAGTACCGAGTCCAGTAG